The Streptomyces sp. NBC_01591 genome window below encodes:
- a CDS encoding sodium:solute symporter family protein, producing the protein MSTVLVVCVVGIVVIGLLGMMGRRKPAANLEEWSVGGRNFGALTTWFLQAGEIYTTFTFLGLAGLAFSSGVAVVYALPYLPIAYVGLYVVSPIVWRMGRERGHVTQGDFFADRYRSPLLGTVTAVFGVLFLLPYLQLQITGLGLVVELATGKDNVGTPAMILASVLIVAFVLWSGIHGVARTAYFKDALMLVVLIILLVAVPAHFHGGLGSLGGELRAHHSELLSVPHSGPHGTVWFFTAMLTSLFSVLFMTMPHGWPAVMAADSERALRKNSIWMPVYGATQAIPIIVGFVAITALSAPVNGNNGVLLTLVSQALPAWLVGVVAVAAAATAMVPAAAIVLGMSTMVARNVLRVQDPRRALIVNHTTVVAGVGVALVLGITRPDALANLLLLTYSGLTQMAPATAAALTRRPLLRAPAAGAGIVAGEAVLIWLTFSGIYDGPVSHGLISLAVNVLVAVVAEAVLRLRGSRAAEEEREAPAPAPTPVR; encoded by the coding sequence ATGAGCACCGTCCTTGTCGTCTGCGTCGTCGGCATAGTCGTCATCGGCCTACTCGGAATGATGGGCCGTCGCAAGCCCGCCGCGAATCTTGAGGAGTGGAGCGTCGGAGGCCGTAACTTCGGCGCCCTGACCACCTGGTTCCTGCAGGCTGGGGAGATCTACACGACCTTCACGTTCCTGGGCCTCGCGGGCCTGGCCTTCAGCTCCGGTGTCGCGGTCGTCTACGCCCTGCCGTACCTGCCCATCGCCTACGTCGGCCTCTACGTCGTCAGTCCGATCGTGTGGCGCATGGGGCGCGAACGCGGCCATGTCACGCAAGGTGACTTCTTCGCCGATCGCTACCGCAGCCCCCTGCTCGGCACCGTTACCGCTGTCTTCGGCGTGCTCTTCCTGCTGCCCTATCTGCAACTGCAGATCACCGGACTCGGACTGGTCGTCGAACTCGCCACCGGCAAGGACAACGTCGGCACCCCCGCGATGATCCTCGCCTCGGTGCTCATCGTTGCCTTCGTGTTGTGGTCCGGCATCCACGGTGTCGCGAGGACCGCGTACTTCAAGGACGCCCTGATGTTGGTCGTCCTGATCATCCTGCTCGTCGCTGTCCCCGCCCACTTTCATGGCGGGCTCGGCAGCCTCGGCGGTGAACTGCGCGCCCACCATAGTGAGCTGCTCAGTGTCCCGCACAGTGGCCCGCACGGCACCGTCTGGTTCTTCACCGCGATGCTGACCAGTCTGTTCAGCGTGCTGTTCATGACGATGCCTCACGGTTGGCCCGCGGTCATGGCCGCCGACTCCGAGCGCGCCCTGCGTAAGAACAGCATCTGGATGCCCGTCTACGGCGCTACCCAGGCCATCCCGATCATCGTAGGCTTTGTCGCGATCACCGCGCTCTCGGCTCCCGTGAACGGGAACAACGGAGTCCTGCTCACCCTGGTCTCCCAGGCACTGCCCGCTTGGCTCGTGGGCGTCGTGGCCGTCGCAGCGGCCGCCACTGCCATGGTCCCGGCCGCCGCCATCGTGCTCGGCATGTCGACCATGGTGGCCCGCAATGTGCTGCGCGTACAGGACCCCCGTCGCGCGCTCATCGTCAACCACACCACTGTGGTGGCCGGTGTCGGGGTCGCCCTCGTCTTGGGTATCACCCGGCCCGACGCTCTCGCCAACCTGCTCCTGCTCACCTACAGCGGCCTCACCCAGATGGCCCCGGCGACGGCCGCCGCCCTGACCAGGCGCCCGTTGCTGCGCGCACCAGCGGCGGGGGCGGGCATCGTCGCCGGCGAGGCCGTCCTCATCTGGCTGACCTTCAGCGGCATCTACGACGGTCCGGTGAGCCACGGTCTCATCTCCCTGGCGGTCAACGTCCTGGTGGCAGTGGTGGCCGAGGCGGTCTTGCGCCTGCGGGGCAGCCGTGCCGCCGAGGAGGAGCGAGAGGCCCCGGCGCCGGCCCCGACACCCGTGCGCTGA
- a CDS encoding amidohydrolase — MTTAINRQHGPVAPPAPVRIVRARRITTLDGEADVQVLATVGESIAAVGEAAEAYAALPGAETVDLGDAHLVPGFHDAHCHPMEVANAALRLDLGAGAGTPRERLAARVAATEPGRWIVVQGYNPADDPDGRLDRAAIDAITTRHPVLVIHFSFHMAVAGSAALTLTGLHDGSGPQTGGDLGRDTTGRLDGWLYERTWFDQLYRASGEAALLPQEAPEALLEPLANVFTAYHAAGITSVCDAVTPPAALRTYQHMRERGRLTMRVGTLLWHRYADALRHAGLHAGFGDEWLRIVGVKIIMDGALAGGTCLCRDPYPAETGSDNGIQLLDEAELADAVLALHAAGLRVGVHANGDLAVSQVLDAIEAARAAHPEQRINHRIEHCSLVDENLVRRIRAAEVTPVPFGAFVHGHGSKLRRYYGDARAERVSDHRSFLDAGVVVAGSSDHPAGPLEPLLALQTMVTRRTSEGDVLGADRALTVREALSVYTVGSARATGESHLKGRIAPGYLADFTVLGQDLFATAPDALAAVPVRATWVGARQVWSNGDA, encoded by the coding sequence ATGACCACCGCGATCAACCGGCAGCACGGCCCCGTCGCCCCTCCCGCGCCTGTGCGCATCGTCCGGGCCCGCCGTATCACCACCCTGGACGGCGAGGCCGATGTCCAGGTCCTCGCCACCGTCGGCGAGAGCATCGCCGCAGTCGGCGAGGCAGCCGAGGCGTACGCGGCACTGCCGGGCGCCGAGACCGTCGATCTGGGCGATGCCCACCTGGTGCCCGGCTTCCACGACGCGCACTGCCACCCCATGGAGGTGGCCAACGCCGCTCTCCGGCTCGACCTGGGGGCGGGCGCCGGAACCCCCCGGGAGCGGCTCGCGGCGCGAGTGGCCGCCACCGAGCCGGGCCGATGGATCGTCGTCCAGGGCTACAACCCTGCCGACGACCCCGACGGCCGCCTCGATCGCGCCGCGATCGACGCGATCACCACCCGCCACCCGGTCCTGGTGATCCACTTCTCGTTCCACATGGCGGTCGCCGGTTCCGCGGCCCTGACGCTGACCGGTCTGCACGACGGCAGCGGCCCCCAGACCGGCGGCGACCTGGGCCGCGACACGACGGGCCGACTGGACGGCTGGCTCTACGAGCGGACCTGGTTCGACCAGCTCTACCGTGCCTCCGGCGAAGCCGCCCTGCTCCCGCAGGAAGCGCCCGAGGCCCTGCTCGAACCGCTGGCCAACGTCTTCACCGCCTACCACGCCGCCGGCATCACCTCCGTCTGCGACGCCGTGACCCCCCCGGCCGCACTGCGCACCTATCAGCACATGCGCGAGCGCGGCCGGCTGACCATGCGGGTGGGCACCCTCCTGTGGCATCGCTATGCGGACGCCCTGCGCCACGCGGGCCTGCACGCCGGATTCGGCGACGAGTGGCTGCGCATCGTCGGCGTCAAGATCATCATGGATGGCGCGCTGGCAGGGGGCACCTGCCTGTGCCGCGACCCCTACCCGGCCGAGACCGGGTCCGACAACGGCATTCAGCTCCTGGACGAGGCCGAGCTCGCCGACGCGGTGCTCGCCCTGCACGCCGCGGGCCTGCGCGTCGGCGTGCACGCCAACGGCGACCTGGCTGTCTCTCAGGTCCTCGACGCGATTGAGGCAGCCCGCGCCGCCCACCCCGAGCAGCGGATCAACCACCGCATCGAGCACTGCTCCCTCGTCGACGAGAACCTGGTCCGGCGGATCCGCGCCGCAGAGGTCACCCCTGTGCCGTTCGGCGCATTCGTCCACGGGCACGGCTCCAAGCTGCGCCGCTACTACGGTGACGCGCGCGCCGAACGGGTCAGTGACCACCGCTCCTTTCTGGACGCCGGCGTCGTCGTCGCGGGCTCGTCCGACCACCCGGCGGGTCCCCTCGAGCCGCTGCTCGCACTCCAGACGATGGTCACCCGGCGCACCAGCGAGGGCGATGTCCTCGGCGCCGACCGAGCCCTGACGGTGCGTGAGGCTCTGAGCGTCTACACCGTCGGCTCCGCGCGCGCCACAGGCGAGTCCCACCTCAAGGGCCGCATCGCTCCCGGATACCTGGCCGACTTCACCGTGCTCGGCCAGGACCTGTTCGCCACCGCCCCCGACGCCCTCGCGGCCGTTCCGGTGCGCGCCACGTGGGTCGGCGCCCGTCAGGTCTGGTCGAACGGCGACGCGTGA
- a CDS encoding M15 family metallopeptidase, with amino-acid sequence MDEIVLMSDPKVAAIPVTECGERLVDVRRGGSLLVDARQQDPADTFAYLRDGVLDRLLKAQAMLPQGLRLLFVEGYRPPSLQREYFEEYANQLRVSHPEWPNGQIHSAASRYVSPPDIAPHSAGAAVDLTLADTSGRELDLGTRMNTDPEESEGACYTHALNISEEARANRKLLGSVLTAAGLVNYPTEWWHWSFGDRYWALITGKTAALYGPKEITPRH; translated from the coding sequence ATGGATGAGATCGTCTTGATGTCGGACCCGAAGGTGGCCGCGATACCCGTTACGGAATGCGGTGAACGTCTCGTGGACGTCCGACGCGGCGGCTCGTTGCTGGTCGACGCACGCCAACAGGACCCGGCAGATACCTTCGCGTACCTGCGGGACGGCGTGCTGGACCGGCTGCTCAAGGCCCAGGCGATGCTTCCGCAAGGACTGCGGCTGCTGTTCGTCGAGGGGTACAGGCCACCTTCACTCCAGCGGGAGTACTTCGAGGAGTACGCCAACCAACTGCGCGTCAGCCACCCGGAGTGGCCCAATGGACAGATCCACTCGGCGGCGAGCCGCTATGTGTCCCCGCCCGACATCGCCCCGCACAGCGCCGGCGCGGCCGTCGACCTCACCCTGGCCGACACCAGCGGCCGAGAGCTGGACCTGGGCACACGGATGAACACGGACCCGGAGGAGAGCGAGGGCGCCTGCTACACCCACGCCCTCAACATCAGCGAGGAGGCCCGCGCCAACCGGAAGCTGCTGGGCTCTGTACTCACCGCTGCGGGCCTGGTGAACTACCCGACGGAATGGTGGCACTGGTCCTTCGGCGACCGCTACTGGGCTCTGATCACCGGGAAGACCGCGGCCCTCTACGGCCCGAAGGAGATCACCCCGCGCCACTGA